A segment of the Candidatus Sumerlaea chitinivorans genome:
AAGCCCCTCATCGATGAGTTGCTCGTAGATGCTTCGCCCCGAGGCGTCGCGAGCAAGCTCGGCAAGAGAAAGAAGCGCATCGCGAACCACTTCGTCCGCCTCTTCAAAACGCTCCGGCCGCACAACTCGCCCTTCCAGATATCGGGTGATCATGGCTGTGGTGCGGGCGAGTAGGTTGCCGAGCTTGTCCGCAAGATCGGCATGATAGCGGCTAACCAAACCGTCCATACTGAAGACCGCATCCTGCCCGAAATCATTCTCGCACACGAGGTAGTAGCGCAGAGGGTCGGGATTTCCGTTGAACATCGCAAGGATGTCGCGCGGGTCCACGACGTTTCCCTTAGACTTCGACATCTTCTCTTCTCCCCGCGCGATTACAAAGCCATGGCCGAAGACACGGCGCGGGGGTTCCAAACCGGCAGCCATCAGCATGGCGGGCCAAAGAAGAGTGTGAAATTTCAGGATATCCTTCCCAACGATGTGAAGGTCACACGGCCACCATTTTTGGAATCGTTCTTCGTCCGAGCCGTATCCCACCCCGGTAATGTAATTGAGCAGAGCATCAAACCAGACGTAGATCACATGGTTCTCTGCCTCGGGAACAGGAATCCCCCACTGAATGGTGGTACGGGAAATTGAGATGTCCTGCAAGCCGGGCTTCAGAAACGAATTGATCATCTCATTTGCGCGAAAAGGTGGCGCGATAAAGTCTGGGTGATCGGCAATCCATTGCTCGAGCTTTTGCTGATAGCGCGACCAACGAAAAACAAAGTTTTCCTCGCTATGCCAGACAAGTTCGCGGCCGCACTGGGGACACAACTTCTCGCCCGCTTCTCCCACCTTCACCTGCGACTCAAGCACAAACGTTTCTTCGGGGACGCAGTACCATCCTTCGTACTTGCCAAGGTAAATGTCGCCGTGGTCGCGGACGGCGCGCCAAAACTTGGTTACGCCAGCTCGGTGCGCGGGATCTGTGGTCCGCACGAAGCCATCGTGCGAAATATCAAGCTCCCGCCACAAATCCCGAAAACGCGGGACAATTTCATCCGCGTACTCTTGAGGGCCTTTTCCTGCCTTTCGGGCCGCTTCAAGCATCTTTTGGCCGTGTTCGTCCGTTCCCGTCTGAAAGTAGACTTCATAGCCGAGCAGGCGCTTGGCACGTGCAATGATGTCAGCCCCGATCAACTCGAGGACGTGGCCCACGTGGGGCTCAGCATTCGCATACGGAATGGCAGTTGTTAGATAAAAGCGTCGCATTGTCATGGGCTTAGAACACCGAGGACAAGACTCGAGCGCAAGTTCCAAGATAGTCAGGGAGCAACGAAAAAACGAAAAAGGTCCTCGGCGCGTGCTAACTTTGCTGCACCGAGAGGACCTTCTTCAGAGAGTGACCTCTCCGGCAGTTATATTACTTCTCAACCGTCGAGTACCGCTTCGGGGTTGCGCTGGGATCAGGAGGCGGCGCCACGGATGGTCGTGTGACTGGTTTGCCGTAGTCTGGCTCCTTCGTGAGAGAGTCAGCTGCCAGAGCACCAACCAGCCCACCAGCCATTGCGCCTAAACCCGCGCCTTGTGCAGCGGTGATGCCGTGGGCTGCGTGACCCCACACTCCGCCAACAAGGCCACCGGCCACCGCTCCTGCGCTTGCGCCCTTCTGGACCGGAGTCATATTCGCGCACCCGGTCAGAAGCGCGACTGTCACACTTGCAATCAGCAGCCGTTTTTTCATGGTCCCATAACCTCCAAACACCAAGACTCGCAAACTCCCTGCAGACCTCACTTAGGGATGTTATGCATAAACAGTGCCAACAGAGGCCGCGGAACGCAGATAAGGAATCTCCGCAACATGTAAGTTCCTGATTTTCAGCATCAAAGCAAAGGTGACTGATGACAACTCCAGCGGGAATTAGTGAGCGCATGCTGTCCCAAAATGATTGGAACGTGAACACTTTGCGCTACGGGTGTGTCGGGAGATTTCTCGGTCCAGACGATTCCTCTTGCGAAGCTAAGTCGGTTCTCATGGCAATAATTCGCGTAAAGAGTCGGTAATGTTCGCGCGAACCAATATAAATACGACCCGAATTAAGGTTTGAAGGACCGGCTTCAATGGCAAACCTGTTCAGAGTGCAGATGTTTACGCAAGAGCGATTGATTCTGGAAGATGAGATAACTTCGTTGATTCTCCCCGGGGCAGATGGCTATTTTGGTGTTCTCGCTCACCACGCGCCTCTCGTTGCAACCTTGGGACAAGGCACCGTGCGCGTTAAGAAGTTTGACGATGAACGAACTTACGGAATCTCCGGTGGCTTTGTAGAAGTCGCGGACAATGTTGTAACCATCCTTGCGGATGCAGTGAGTGAACCGCTTGAGGCGTAGCTCAACGCATGCTTCCGACAATCGACGATCAGACGCGTTATGAAATTTGGAGACATTAAGAGCACTTCCCAATCATGAATACCTCAGACGAGTACCCAAGTCGCACAGATAAGGTCGCGCATTCCTCAGGACAATCCATCTCAAGCGGGGGCGGGGCGAAAGTCGTCGTTCTCACCACGGCGATGCTCACTTTCATTTCCTTCTGGCATGCAGCAGCCGTGGTGCTCAACGATTTGGCGAGCACTGCTTACTACATTGGGGGGATCGCAGAGCACGCCATCGGAAAAGCAGCACCGTGGTTTATCTTGATGGTGATGCTGTTTTCCGGCTGCGTCCGAGCGGTCTACATTGAAAGCTGCTCGATGTTTGTGCGGGGAGGAGTCTATCGCATCGTCCGCGAGGCGATGGGACATTTTATGGCCAAGATCGCGGTGTCGGCCTTAGTGTTTGATTTCGTCCTCACCGGGCCGATCTCCTCCGTCTCAGCTGGCCATTATGTCCACAACCTGCTGGAGCAGGCACTTCACGCGCTCGGTGTTGAGTTCCCTATTTCCGCGAAATGGTTTGCCGTGATCTTCGCGCTCGCCGTCACAGCCTACTTCTATTGGCTCAACATCAAGGGGATCGAGGAGAGCAGCGATAAAGCGCTTAAGATCATGATCGTGACAGGCGTCATGGTCGCGATGTTGGTTGTTTGGTCGGCCCTCACGATCTACGTCCGGCGCAGCCCACTACCACCTTTTGAACTTCAACTAAGCGATCACGCACTTGGTTGGTTGAAGGATGTGCCGTGGGTGAAGACGTTCAGCCTTGCCGTCTTCTTCGTGGCATTTGGCCACTCGCTACTGGCGATGAGCGGCGAAGAAACGCTGGCTCAGGTGTACCGGGAGATTCAGGCGCCGAAGCACAAGAACCTTGTTCGTGCTTCGTGGGTGATTTTTGCTTTTTCGTTTACATTTACAGGGCTATGCTCCCTTGCCGCCGTGATGATCGTGCCTGACGATGTTCGTAAAGCGGCGGGAGAGAACCTGTTGAATGCCTTAGTCATGCACCTTGTGGGGCCGACCGGTTTGAAGCTGGCGATGACAGCATTTGTCGTAGGCGTGGGTGCTTTGATTTTGTCCGGGGCAGTGAACACCTCCATCATCGGGTCCAATGGGGTGCTCAATCGCGTTGCTGAGGACGGGATCTTGGACGATTGGTTCCGTCACCCCCATCGGCGATTTGGAACGACTTATCGCATCATCACTCTTATTGCAGTTCTGCAAGCATGTGTGATTGTTGCGAGCCGAGGGGAAGTCACCATCTTGGGCGAGGCTTACGCGTTTGGCGTGGTTTGGAGCTTTGCCTTCATGGCCCTATCCATGTTCATTTTGCGCTTCAAGTATCGTGGGGAGCGCACTTGGAAAGTTCCCTTCAATATCCGTTTCGGAAATGTCGAGCTGCCAATTGGCCTCGGGTTTGTGACGCTCATTTTAGTTGGTGTGGCTATTACGAATCTATTGACGAAGCAACTGGCGACTATCTCGGGCATTTCTTTTACCACAGCCTTTTTCGTTCTTTTTTCGGTCTCGGAATATCTGACGAATCGCAAGCGCGCTCGAGCCAACTTGCAGCATGAACATAAAGAGAAATTCGTGCTCGACCGTAAGAGTGAGCTTTCTGCGAACATTCTGGATCTCGAGCCGGACAGGACACGCGTTTTGGTGCCTGTGCGGGATCCAAACAACTTGATCCACCTCAAGGCCGCACTGGAAGAGGCTCACGAGCGCAATACCGAGGTGATCGTCATTACCATCAAAGTGGAGAAACACGAGCAAAGCTTCCAACACGTGTTCACGAGTGACGAAGAACGGCTTTTCACGCGCGTTGTGGAACTCGCCGAGAAATACGGGGTCTCGGTCAAACCACTTGTTGTCCCATCGAACAACAGTTGGTTTGCCATCGCGCGGACGGCTTACGAACTCGAAGCAGAGGAGATTTTGCTGGGCAAAAGCGAAAAGATCCCACCCGACGTCCAACTTGAGCAAATCACGATGATGTGGGTGATGGTGGCTGGCGAAAAGCCCATTAAGCTGCGTATCGTCCTTGGCGAAAAAGATGAATTGGCTGTGCAGCTTTAGCCACCAGCCGTCACTACAATCACCGGTGGCAATGCCGCTTGCGAAAACTCTGCACACTCCCCCACGTCGTGGAGATCCTAAGAAATTATCGAGCCGGTTCGGGGACATCACCGTGATGTAAGTGCACCTAACGAATCAGATGCCGGCATAGGATCGTAGAGGTGAAGTTCATTCGAGGAGCAAGGAAACGTAGGGGAATAACTTGCAACGGTCTCGGCCGGTAAGACCGCGTGCGGCAGATTAGCTTCAGCCTAACGTCTTTTTCCCTGAGGCCCACGCCGCTCTCCGGCCCCCCATCAGCTTTTGGAATTGCGGGTGAGGCGGTCCGTCGGTCAACAAAGAAAGGAAAAGCTCCCACGCGGTGCCAAGGCGCCCGACCGCACACCAACGTGCGCACCGCCAAGAAAGCTCGGAGGCCACAATGCGTCCATGGCTGAACGACCGAATAGTGCACCATGTAACCTCGCATAGGCCCGATCTATTGCGAGTCGTGCGATTCCCTACCGCACCGGCGACCGCTTACTTCCCGGCAAGCGTTTCAAGCTGAGAGGCGAGCTCCTCGGGCGTGGCTGGCAGCTGAGTGATCGCCCCAATCTTTTGGCCATAAGCGTCCGTTACGGCGATGTTCCCTGCACCAAAAATCTGCAGTTTATAGCCTGCCTTCGTGTTCTGCGGGAAGTTCACTTTGAGCAGCACAAATTTATTAAGTGTAGCCTGAACAGCAGGATGCGGGAAGAACTCTTTTTCATACTTATCCGCGACTGTATTGCCCGGCGCGAAAAAGAACACTAACACTTTCTTGCCAGTGTTTCTGGAAGCTGCATGCGCCGACCCTTCATCGTACACCCATGGTAAGTTTGAGCCACTTGGTGCCCCTCCGACAGGGGCAGGCGCTGCCACGGACGGAACGGGTGGCAAGGTTGGCGGCGACGAGACGGTTGGCATCGAAGCCGGTTGAGGGGGTAGCGCTGCTGGGACAGGAGTAGGTAGGAGTTGGGTGCTCGGAAGTTTTGCTGCTCCACTCTCTCCGCCTAGCGGGGTTGGTGTTCCTGCAAGCGCGGGAAGTGAAGGCGTTGCTGCAGACGTTTCCAGTGGCGGCAGGGGCATTCCCGAAGAAGCTGGCGAAGGGATGGGTGGGAGTGGAGGCGCCTGCGTCTGGTCAGAAACTGCGGAAAGCGACATGAGCCCCGGGGTCGCAGGCTGCCCCTCGGGTGAAGGGGGTAACCCTGTCCCAGGAGGAGGTGTCAGTGCACTTGTCCCAGCCGAAAGCTGTGGCAAAGCCGGGGTCCCAGCAGTGCCGGGCAGCTGGCTGGGCGCTTGAGCCGTGCTCAGAGAGGAAAGTGAGGGCAGCTGTTGAGCAGCACTTGACGCCACCGGGGAGGCGGGCGGCAAAGACGCACTTGCAGCATTAAGAGAGGGCAACGCAGGGCCTCCGGCAGCAGGAGTGGCTTGGCTTGCACTTTCCCCTGAACTTTGCACCGCAGAGAGAGGTGGCAAGGTGCCTGCGGATGACGACGGCGGAGTCGACTTTTGTCCACCCGCCTGATCTAAACTGGGCAACGCCGAGGAGGCGGTTGGAACCGCAGAGGCTAATTTGGGCATGGGAGCGCCAGTTGGCGCGGCTGGTAAACCGGGTGGGAGCCCCTCGGCGGCTTTTGGTGCCTCTTGGCCCGATTTTGCAGCAAACTGGGGGGGCAATTCGAATCCAACGGGCACAAACCGAACCGCATCCGCATAAACGCGCACATTTGGCTCTTTCTCGTTAGCAGCCAGGCCGGTCTGAGGATCTCGAACCTCAACGTAGCCGTCCCTACCTTGCGAGAAGTGGTAGGTGCCAAGAGAAAACCACGTGTTCGACGGGGGCTTTGCAGCCGCATCTCGTCCACGCTGATCGATCACGATTTCTTTGTCGCCCTCGGCGGAGTGAACCTTGTAAATGACCCCTTTCGCATTTCCAGAATCCGGATACGTGGCAAACACCTCGTATTTGCCGGCAATCGGGATGTCGGGGACAAACCGAGCTGCACCAGCAGTTGGCCCTGCCGTTTTGAACATGGCTTTAGTGGCCGTCAGCCCGGGAGCCTTGCTCTTGCTGGCACTCTCCATCCAATTGCCTTCAACAACTTGGAACCAGTCCGAGTGCTGACCATCGGGAGCGGATTCAATAATGATCTCGGTTTGAGCCGCGGAAGTGATCAGCGGCAACGCGACAAGAAGCGAACGGAGAAAGCCTTTTGCTAACTTCACTGTTTCATCCCTCATTCATACGTAAGTTCTGAGCATGCTCCCCATGCCCCAACGTTCACGCCCGCTCTCAGAGCGCAAACTTACATTACCACTAATCTCCCTCTAACCATTTAGCCACTATGCATTCACGCTAACTTGTTTCGGGCCACAAAACACCCTCGCGGAGACGCAAGCAGCGGTCCGCTTTTTGCGCTATCTCTGGCTCATGGGTCACAATCACGAGAGAGCGCCCGTTTTCCCGGACATTACGCCACAATAAGTCTATAACATTTGCAGCGCTCTCGGAATCAAGATTACCCGTCGGCTCATCCGCGAGGATGAGGTCTGGATTGTTTATCAGCGCACGTGCCAGAGCAACCCGCTGCTGCTCGCCACCTGACAATTTGGCAGGCCGGTGGTGAAGTCGCTCCCCAAGTCCAAGCGCTGTCAGACGCTCGGTCGCCTCGCGTTCGAGTTCACTCCGGGGGCGCCCCAGAATCAAGCCGGGAATCATGACATTCTCCAGTGCGCTGAACTCTGCCAACAGATGATGAAACTGGAAAATGAACCCCACATTACGGTTTCGAATCTGAGCGAGCTCTGCACTGTTTAAACGGGAGAGCTCTTGACCTCGTAAGAAGATCTGGCCGGCAGTGACGCGGTCCAAGGCGCCTAACAGGTGAAGAAGCGTGCTTTTGCCCACGCCACTTGCTCCAACAATTGAGACTATCTCCCCCTCGCGTACCGTAAGATTGACCCCACGCAAAACATGCAGTTCGCGCGTGGCGTCTAAGTACGATTTGTGAACGTTGCGCGCTTCAAGCACGATGGAATTCTGGGAGGGGCTCTTACTCATAGCGCAGCGCCTCAACGGGATCCAGTCGTGCGGCTTGGCGGGCGGGATAGTACGAGGCCGCAAGGCAAATGGTAAGAGCTGAGAAAACGATGAGGATGTTCCACCATGGATTGATAAGGATCGGAATTCGATCTGACAGATAGGCTTCAGAGAGCAGGTCTATTTTTACATGGTATTTCAGTAAATAACACGTCCCGAGCCCGAGCACCGCGCCAATTGCCGTTCCCACCATTCCAATGAATGTCCCCTGGAAAAGAAAAATCCGCAGAATGGCTTGCTCAGTCGCCCCCATGGATTTGAGAATTCCGATCTCCCGGGTTTTTTCGATCACCACCATGATGAGAGTCCCGATGATGTTGAAGGCCGCTACGAGGACGATAAGCAGAAGAATGATAAACATTGCCCATTTTTCGAGTACGAGTGCGTCGAAAAGAACAGGATTTCGCTCTCGCCACGTTGTGACGGTGTAATCGGGTCCAACCGCGGCCTGCACTTTTTTGCGCGCTTCGTCCACCTTCTCGGGATCATTTACCACTAAATGGATCCCATCGACCTCATTCGGAGGCACCATGAATAGCGCTCGAGCTGTCTCCAAGCTTGTATATCCAATCATTTCGTCGGCTTCGGGAAAACCACTTTCGAACGCCCCGCACACAATCGCATTGCGCGCCAAAGCAGCTCCTCCAGTGGGAGTCCGCACAACTTTTGGAGAGAGCACGGTCACTTTTGTGCCGAGAGGGATGTAGAGCTTTTGAAGAATTTTTTTGCCCAACACGATTTCGCCGGGACCGGGCAGTTTTTTCCCAACGACTTTGTCCATGAGACGGGTCACATGCTGTTCCGCCTCCAAATCCACCCCTTGAATAAAAATCGCCGTCTGGCGTGGCTCCTCCCCTTCCCCAGGAACCACTTGGATGAGAGCTTGGCGCATAATGACGGGCCCCGCCGCTTTTACCTCAGGCACCGAGCGGACGATGGGCAACAGCTTGTCAGGATCCACCGGTGGCGAGTCCGTGGTGGTTCGAACAATTTCAATGTGCGCATAGGCACCGATGATTTTCTGGACAAGGTTTGAATCGAATCCCTCCATCACCGCAAGGACCACAATCAATGCGTAGACCCCCAGGGCGACACCCGCGATCGAGATGATCGTTATGAGTGAGATCAGCGCCTTATGTGTCCCTGAGAATAGATAGCGGCGTGCAATAAACGGCTCGAACCGCAACGATCACTCCTCTACTCAGTCATAGTTGCCCACGTAACTCTGTGGGATGATTGTCAGTCGACTCGCCGGTGCAAGTACAAACGCCATGCGTTGCGTCTGACAGGTGTCTCAAACAGTGCACTAAGAACCAGTTTCTCATCCAAGTTTAAACTGCATCAGAAAAGCTGTGGGGCTCTCCGACCTTTTGTCGGTCAGGAGAGCCCCACAAGGATCTCGTTTTTTTGCGCGTTGCGTCACGCTTAAATGAACAGTGGTGCAAGCACTAAGGTGACGGTGCTTAATAGCTTGATCAGCACGTGCAAGGAGGGGCCAGCCGTATCCTTGAATGGATCTCCAACGGTGTCGCCGACGACGGCTGCTTTATGGGCATCCGAGCCCTTTCCACCATATTGGCCCGTCTCGATATACTTCTTGGCATTGTCCCACGCACCGCCACCATTGTTCATGAAGAGTGCCATCAGAATGCCGGCAATCGTGCCGACCATAAGCAAGGCGGCGACAGACTGAGGTGCAACCCCTTCTTTCGTGACGAATTTCAGGCCGAAACCCAGCGCCGCGGGCACGACCACGGGGAGAATTCCCGGCAAGACCATTTCTTTCAAAGCGGCCTTGGTCACGATATCCACGCAGCGAGCGTAATCGGGTTTGTCCTTACCCTCCATAATTCCCGGCTTTTCACGGAATTGCCGCCGCACCTCCTCGATGACGGACTGCGCGGCTTTACCCACGGAGCGAATCGCAAGCGCGGAGAACAAGAAGACAAGCATAGCGCCGATCGATGCCCCAATGAACACCGGCACGTGCCCAAGGTCCACCGTGGTCATAATGGCTTTCCCGGCATGACGTAGATACTCATTCACTTCATCGATGTAGGCTTGGAACAGCAGGAACGCGGCTAACGCGGCAGATCCAACCGCATAGCCTTTCGTCAAGGCTTTGGTGGTATTGCCAACTGCGTCGAGGCGGTCGGTCTTTTCGCGAATGCTTTCGGGCTGCTGGCTCATTTCCACGATTCCGCCCGCGTTGTCCGTGATGGGTCCAAAGGTGTCCATTG
Coding sequences within it:
- a CDS encoding Lipoprotein releasing system transmembrane protein LolC, translated to MRFEPFIARRYLFSGTHKALISLITIISIAGVALGVYALIVVLAVMEGFDSNLVQKIIGAYAHIEIVRTTTDSPPVDPDKLLPIVRSVPEVKAAGPVIMRQALIQVVPGEGEEPRQTAIFIQGVDLEAEQHVTRLMDKVVGKKLPGPGEIVLGKKILQKLYIPLGTKVTVLSPKVVRTPTGGAALARNAIVCGAFESGFPEADEMIGYTSLETARALFMVPPNEVDGIHLVVNDPEKVDEARKKVQAAVGPDYTVTTWRERNPVLFDALVLEKWAMFIILLLIVLVAAFNIIGTLIMVVIEKTREIGILKSMGATEQAILRIFLFQGTFIGMVGTAIGAVLGLGTCYLLKYHVKIDLLSEAYLSDRIPILINPWWNILIVFSALTICLAASYYPARQAARLDPVEALRYE
- a CDS encoding Minus agglutinin → MKLAKGFLRSLLVALPLITSAAQTEIIIESAPDGQHSDWFQVVEGNWMESASKSKAPGLTATKAMFKTAGPTAGAARFVPDIPIAGKYEVFATYPDSGNAKGVIYKVHSAEGDKEIVIDQRGRDAAAKPPSNTWFSLGTYHFSQGRDGYVEVRDPQTGLAANEKEPNVRVYADAVRFVPVGFELPPQFAAKSGQEAPKAAEGLPPGLPAAPTGAPMPKLASAVPTASSALPSLDQAGGQKSTPPSSSAGTLPPLSAVQSSGESASQATPAAGGPALPSLNAASASLPPASPVASSAAQQLPSLSSLSTAQAPSQLPGTAGTPALPQLSAGTSALTPPPGTGLPPSPEGQPATPGLMSLSAVSDQTQAPPLPPIPSPASSGMPLPPLETSAATPSLPALAGTPTPLGGESGAAKLPSTQLLPTPVPAALPPQPASMPTVSSPPTLPPVPSVAAPAPVGGAPSGSNLPWVYDEGSAHAASRNTGKKVLVFFFAPGNTVADKYEKEFFPHPAVQATLNKFVLLKVNFPQNTKAGYKLQIFGAGNIAVTDAYGQKIGAITQLPATPEELASQLETLAGK
- a CDS encoding Lipoprotein releasing system ATP-binding protein LolD; the protein is MSKSPSQNSIVLEARNVHKSYLDATRELHVLRGVNLTVREGEIVSIVGASGVGKSTLLHLLGALDRVTAGQIFLRGQELSRLNSAELAQIRNRNVGFIFQFHHLLAEFSALENVMIPGLILGRPRSELEREATERLTALGLGERLHHRPAKLSGGEQQRVALARALINNPDLILADEPTGNLDSESAANVIDLLWRNVRENGRSLVIVTHEPEIAQKADRCLRLREGVLWPETS
- a CDS encoding ATP synthase epsilon chain, giving the protein MFTQERLILEDEITSLILPGADGYFGVLAHHAPLVATLGQGTVRVKKFDDERTYGISGGFVEVADNVVTILADAVSEPLEA
- a CDS encoding Methionyl-tRNA synthetase, giving the protein MTMRRFYLTTAIPYANAEPHVGHVLELIGADIIARAKRLLGYEVYFQTGTDEHGQKMLEAARKAGKGPQEYADEIVPRFRDLWRELDISHDGFVRTTDPAHRAGVTKFWRAVRDHGDIYLGKYEGWYCVPEETFVLESQVKVGEAGEKLCPQCGRELVWHSEENFVFRWSRYQQKLEQWIADHPDFIAPPFRANEMINSFLKPGLQDISISRTTIQWGIPVPEAENHVIYVWFDALLNYITGVGYGSDEERFQKWWPCDLHIVGKDILKFHTLLWPAMLMAAGLEPPRRVFGHGFVIARGEEKMSKSKGNVVDPRDILAMFNGNPDPLRYYLVCENDFGQDAVFSMDGLVSRYHADLADKLGNLLARTTAMITRYLEGRVVRPERFEEADEVVRDALLSLAELARDASGRSIYEQLIDEGLFAQLLQRVMGAVSKMNVYVTEQQPWQLAKDPAKRERLTQVLYTLAEGLRLSAVLLFPFISRSAQAIWQQLGIEEPLSGASFSQEMRWGRLDGQRVSAGTILFPKLEKRS